CGTGGACTGAGGCTCCACCGAGGGAGTCGGCCGTGGCAGCCTCACCGGAGACCGAAGCAACCACGTGTGGGTCCGCGAGGTGGGCTGCAGCGCCGTCGGCCATGACCACAAGGTCTGCCAGCGGGATGGTCAGTGCCGCGAGGGAGGACGTCGGGCCGGCGACGACCGCGATGTGCGGGATGAGACCAGAAGCCTGGGTGGCGGCGCGCAGGATCTTGCCCTGCATCGCCGCCGCAATCACGCCTTCTTGGGCGCGGGCGCCGGCGGAGTCGTAGATACCAACCAGGGGAACGCCGACCTTGGTGGCGAGGTCGTAAACCTTCAGGATCTTTTCCGCGTATACCTCGCCCATTGCGCCGTCGAACACCGACGGGTCCTGCGAGAAGACGCAGACCCGCCGGCCATCGACGGTGCCGTACCCTGCCACGACGCCGTCGGTCGCGGGTTTGGTGCGGTCCATCTTGAACACCTCGACGCGGTGGCGGGCCAGCGCATCAAGTTCGACGAAGGAACCGGGATCGAGCAGCTTCTCCACTCGCTCGCGGACGGTCCTCGCGCCCTCAGAACCGGCGGGCGCCTGCGCCTCCCCCAGCCGGTTGCGCAGGTCCTCCAGCCTACCGGCGGTTGTGCCCATGTCGGGTTTGGAAGAAGTCATAAGCACCTACCTTATCCCGCCACGTGGGGGGGATGAACTTTCGGGATAAACAGAAACAGCAGCATCTTTATCGTAAAAAGCCGTCGCACCGTTTCACTACCACGGTTGCGCGGGCCACGCATCGGTCTGTGGGCGCGTGTTTAATGGGGGTCCACTACACCGCCAACCACACAGGAGTGAAAGCGTATGAAAATCGCCGTCACGGGCGCATCGGGCAACGTCGGCACCGCCGTACTGCGTGCGCTCAAACAGGACGACCAAGTAACGGAGATCGTGGGCGTGTCGAGGCGCGTGCCGTCGACAAGCGTGGAGCCCTACGCGGGCTGTGAATGGCACAGCATCGATGTCGGGGCGGCTTCCCGGCCCCAGGAATCGGTCGCGGCGCTTTCGGAGGCGTTCGCGGGTGCGGACTGCGTGATCCACCTGGCCTGGATTATCTTTCCCAACCACGACCGTGAGCTGCTGCGGCGTGTGAATGTCGAGGGGACGCGCCGCGTGCTCGACGCCGCCGTTGCCGCCGGTGTGAAGCACGTTGTCGTGGCATCCTCGATCGGCGCCTACAGCCCCGACCCCGCCCGCGCCGAGGTGTCGAGTCCCAGCGACAACCCTCCGCTGCGCGGGGAGGATTTCGAAGCGCGCGGCATCAACGGGTCGCACTACAGCGAGGACAAAGGCGCGGTCGAGGCGATGCTCGACGAGTTCGAGGCCGCCCACCCCGACATCACCGTCGCTCGCCTGCGACCCGGCCTTATCTTCCAGTCCGACGCGGCCTCCGCGATCAAGCGCTTCTTCCTCGGGTCGTGGGTGCCCGGTAAGCTTCTCGACGCCGGCGCGCTGCCAACCCTCCCGCTACCGAAGGGCGTGCGCGCCCAGGCCGTCCACTCCGACGACATCGGGCAGGCCTACCGCCTCGCTGCGGTGACGGGCGCATCCGGGGCCTTTAACATCTGTGCCGACGACGTGCTCGGTCCGCAGGAGCTGGCGGACATCCTGGACCACGGGAAGTTCGTCGAGCTGCCACCAGCCCTGGTTCGCGGCGCCGTTGCCGCAGCACACGCTTCGGGCGCGATCGCTGCGGACGCCGGTTGGGTGGACATGGCGATGGGCGTGCCAATGATGGACAATTCCCGGGCAAAAGACGTGCTCGGGTGGGCACCGACGCGCAGCGCGAAGGACGCCGTGGCGGAAGTGTTGAAGGCGATGTCCGAGGGCGCCGGTTTCGATTCGCCCAGCTTATGGGCGGAAGACAAGGCGGAGACCGCGTTTGCCGCCATCGGCGGCTCGGTCCAAGACGCGCTCGAGCAGGCCCGTACGGGCTCGGAGATCACCGAGCGGATCGACACGGGGCTGCTCCGGCACCTGCTGGCCAACCACCTCGCCGGAGGACGCACGGCCGTGGAGCGCCTCGACATGATGACCCTGAACTACCAGGACACCCCGGTGTTCCCGCAGATCGCCGAGGCCGCCCGCGACATCCGGGCCGACCGGGACTTCCTCGAGCTGCTGGCCGAGTCATTCGGGATGGGCCCGAAGGCGTACCAAGAGGCGGCAGCGTGGGCCGGCGAGAAAATCGCTCGGCTCAAGCCCAACGGGCGGGTCACCGAGCGTTCACCGATGGCGCTGCTGCTGGAGGCCGAGCTTCTGCGCTCAGCCGTGGTGGGCAAGATCGGGCTGTGGGAGGTGCTGCGCGATAACGCCAGCGACCTCGGCCTGAATGCGGCGTTCTTCGACACTCTCGTCGATTCCGCGCAAAGCCAGCTGGACCTGCTCAACGAGGTCCACGCCCACGCCTCCGCGACCGCGCTGCGCACTGACGCGGAGACGTACCGGAGCTAGTGGGGGGCTAGCTGGGGGCTAGCGCTCCCAGACCCGGTGCGCGGCGAGCAACTCCGTAACGAGCCCGGTCGCGTCGGCCGGGTTCTTCACGGAAGCGATGCCGGCTTGGTCGACCGGGACACGGGCGGCCTCAAGAGCAACCGGGGCCTCGGGCCCCGCTAGCACGATGGCCTTCTTGTGGCGCTCGAACTCGCCCAGCATCGTGGCCACCTCCGGGGTGACCAGCGGGTTGACCACGACTGCCGCGTCGAACTCGATGGAGCGCGCGGTGTGGTAGGTGCGCGAGATCGGCAGCGCCGCGCCGCCCACCTCGAGGGTGCCTCCCTTGTCGGAGACGATGAGCGGGGTGACGCCAGCGTCGAAAAGCGAGCTTACAAGCTTGTCGACGCCCTTCGGCGCCTCGTCGCTGCTAACGAGCACCGCCACCTGTCGCCCGTCGATCGGCCACGTCTTGCCCACCTGGGACAAGGCCGGCGAGGGCTTGACGTCGGCCACCTCGTACTTGGCCGGGTGGGGAAGGCCCAGGTTGTCCGCCACGGTGTCTGCGAGGTCGTGGTCCACGTGCGCAAGGACGTCCAGGTAGCGTACCTTGATGGCCTCCTCGTAGCACTTGCCTAGCTCGAAGGAGAAGGCATCCGTGAGGTGCTTCTTCTCCACATCAGAGAGGGAGAGGTAGAACATCCGGGGCTGGGAGAAGTGGTCCTCGAAGGAGGCCGGGTTGGACCGGGTGACCATGCCGGAGACCGGGCGGGGGACGTCGATAAACGCGCCCTGATCGATTGTCGCCTCGGTGGGGTTGCCACCATCGAGGCTGTTCGGCTTGTAGGGCGCGACGCCGGTGTGGGCGCCCTGCTGGTACATGCCGTCGCGCAGCATGTCGTTGACAGGCGCGTGCGGGCGGTTAATCGGCAGCTGGCCGAAGTTCGGCCCGCCCAGGCGGCTGATCTGCGTGTCCAGGTAGGAAAACAGGCGACCTTGCAGCAGCGGGTCGTTGGTCACGTCGATGCCCGGAACGAGGTGGCCCGGGTGGAAGGCGACCTGCTCGGTCTCTTCGAAGTAGTTGCCCGGGTTTTTGTTCAGGGTCAAGGTGCCGATGACCTGCACGGGAGCGAGCTCTTCGGGGACGATCTTGGTCGGGTCGAGCAGGTCGATGCCCTCGAAAGTCTCGTCCGGGGTGTCCGGGAAGACTTGGATGCCCATGTCCCATTCGGGGAAGGCGCCGGCCTCAATGGCGTCGGCGAGGTCGCGGCGGTGGAAGTCGGGGTCGACGCCACCGGTGATCTGGGCTTCCTCCCACACCTGGGAGTGGACGCCCAGGCGCGGCTTGAAGTGGAACTTCACCAGGGTCGTCTCACCGTCGTTGTTGATGAAGCGGAAGGTGTGGATACCGAAGGTCTCCATCATGCGGTAGGAACGCGGAATGCCGCGGTCCGACATGTTCCAGAAGGTGTGGTGGGTGGCCTCGGTGTGCAGGCCGACGAAGTCCCAGAATGTGTCGTGGGCGCTCTGCGCCTGGGGGATCTCGCGGTCTGGGTGGGGCTTCGCCGCGTGGATGACGTCAGGGAACTTGATGGCGTCCTGGATGAAGAACACCGGGATGTTGTTGCCCACGAGGTCCCAGGTGCCTTCGTCGGTGTAGAACTTGATGGCGCAGCCGCGGGTGTCGCGCACCGTGTCAGCGGAGCCACGCGACCCCAGAACGGTGGAGAAGCGCAGGAAGATGGGGGTTTCCTTGTCCTTTGCAAAGAGCCCGGCCTTCGAAATCTTCGACGCCGCACCGTTGGAGCGGAACACGCCGTGCGCACCCGCTCCGCGTGCGTGGACGACGCGCTCAGGGATGCGCTCGTGGTCGAAGTGGGTCACCTTCTCCCGGAAATGGTGGTCCTGCATGAGAAGCGGGCCGCGCTCGCCGGCGCGCAGGGAGTGGCTTGTCTCTCTCAGGCGCGCGCCCTGGGCGGTGGTGAGGAACTCGCCCTGCTGCGCGCGTGGGCCGGGTTCACCCGCGCCGATGTGGAAGGGGCAGCCGGTGGGGGAGTACGCCTCCGGGGCCTGCTGGTCGGGCTTTGGGGTGGGTGGGGCGGTGGGCTCGACGGGCTCCGCAGGTTGGGGGGTCTGATTCCCGGGCGCCCCTGGGATCTGGTGCTGGCTGTCTTTCATGTCCTCTGCCTGTTCACTCGAACTTATGGGTGCACGATCGAGCGTAGGGGAGTTCGAGGAACCGTGCAGAAAACCTGGTGTGACACCTAGTGCGCAGCGGCCTCGTCCGCGGGGGTTATTCCGGCCACGCGGGACCACGGCGAATTCGGATCGGCCCCCTCGCGCTCTCCGCGTCGACGGTCGTGTGCCCCTGCGTCGCCACCACCGTGCCCCGCTCAGCTAGGCGCGCTGCCGCTGCCCGCACGGCTGGCATGAGGTCGCGCCAGGCGTCGCCACCTAGCTCGCGCGCCACGTCCGAAGGGCATATCGAGGACTCCGGAGCCCGAGCATCCAGCTTCTCGACGATCCCCCGCCCCAGTTCATCCTCCGTCATCGCCGGGAGATTCCCCACGCGGCCAGGATCAGGGGGACCTGCACGGGGAGGCGCCCGATCGAGATGAGCTGCAGGAGCAACGGCTTATCCCGCCACTGCCACGCCATGTAGATGTTCGCGGGCCACACCGCGAGGAGGAGCGCGGCGCAGGTCATACCACCGATTCGCCGTGTCGCTGGGTTGGCGATCAGCAACGCCACAGCCAGTTCCGCGACCCCGGACGCATACGTGTAGAACCGCGCCGGGCCGGGCAACTGCGGCGGGACGATCGAGTCGAAGGGCTCGGGTGTGACTACGTGGAGCACCCCGGCGCCGGTGAAGACCGGGGCAAGTGCTTTGTGCAGGGGCTTGTTGAGGCGCGACATGGTGTTGAGCCTACGGGTTGGCCCGCGCGGCGACGAGGTCCCGAGAAGCGTGGCAGCCATGACTTTTTTGTACAAAACTACCTGCCTCGTGTTGGCCGCTCTCACCGACGCCAGACTCCCCGTACCGGGAGATGAGGGAGTGCGCCGACGGGGTGCGGGGCCGGCTCGTCGGCAGCACCCGGGGCAGCAGTCTCGGCGGCAGTGACATGTACCTGCTGATCGCGTCGATCGCGCACGTCGGCTGCGTGCTGTTCGATTCTGCGCTGAACGCGGCGTCGGACGCGCAGATGCGCGAAAGCCATGGTCGATAACCCGTTCGAACGCGGCGGGGCCTGTGTCGCGAGCGCGGGTTGAATGGAAGTCATGGAAAGAAAAAACAGCAGAGAAAAGATTCCGGCCGAGCTCTATGAGGGGGTCGTGACGCTACGTGACAACCTCCGCGAGCCCTACACCCCGTCCTGGTGTCGCGCGCAGGAGCAGGCCGACGGCGTCATTGCCGTGGGCTATCCGACGTACCCCGACTGGCTATGGTCCGGCATCTGGGACGGCATCTACCTGATCGAGTTTTTCGGCGCCGACTACTTCACGTACTACGACGAATTCGACTTCATCGAGGACCCGGACGAGGTAAAGCAGTTCACCCTGGACAAGCTGTACACGTGGTTCGTCGTCTTCGGCAACCGCGAGCGTATGAGCGAGGGGCTCATCGGCAACGGTGCCGAGCAGGGTACCGTCTTCCTCATTGCGGATCGCCTCATCGAGTTGCTTAACAGCGACCGCAGCGCCATGTCCGCCATCGGCACGAGCAATTGGACCAAAAAACGCGCCGAGGGCTGGTGACGGTTCCAGGTCGAAACCCCTGAAGGAGAAACACTATGGAAATGAGCAACATCGCTGAATGGACCTTTGTCTCGGAGGTCCCGATACCCGAAGACGTCACTGAACTTCTCGTCCCCGGTGAGCGGGCTGTCGTCGCCTTTAAGACCTTCCGCGACAGCGCGATTTTCACCTCGCACCGCCTCATCGTGCGCGACGCCCAGGGTATTCGCGCGAAGAAGATCGAGGTGTATTCGCTGCCGTACTCGTCCATCAACATGTGGTCGACCGAAAACGCCGGGTCCCTCGACTTCAATGCCGAGATCGAAATGTGGACCCGCGCTGGCAAAATCAAGATCAAGATTGGACGAGGGCTCGACGTGCGGCAGATCGACAGACTCATCGGCCAGTGTGTGCTGGGTTTGAAGTAGGAGAAGATACAGTGGTGGAGTCGCGTATGTGGGGACTGCACAACGACGCGCTCAAAGAAGAACTGGTCGAGCGAGGTTTCGTTAGTATCGGCTGGGACGAACTGGGCGACTTACGGCACCTGACGGGTGGCCGCGACGCTATTAAGGCGGAGCTGTCTCGCCAAAACCCGGAGGATTCTGCGGGGCGCATCAATTCCCGGGCGGGCGTGGTTTACCGGTTTGCCCACGTCATGAAGCCTGGAGATCTCGTCGTTGCACCCTACAAGCCGGACAGCACGATCAACATTGGCCGTGTTTCCGGTGAATACTACTTCGAAGCGGAAGCACCCTTCCACCGCCACCGCCACCCGGTTGAGTGGCTCAAGACCGGCGTAGCGCGTAACGAGTTCAGCCAAAGTGCGCTGTACGAATTGGGTTCAGCGATCACGCTGTTCACGGTACGGCGACATGTCGAGGAGATACTTGCGGTTTTGGATGGAAAACCGGTGATCACGCCTCAAAAGGAACCTGTAAGCGACACGCTGGAGGCGGAAGACCAGACTTCTGAGATGCCGACGGCTGCTCGCATTGAGCAGTCAACGACAGATTTCATTTTAGAGGCAATCAGCAAGGAGATCACGCCAGCGGAATTCGAGGAGCTCACCGCCGACGTGCTCCGCGCGCTCGGATATCGCGCACGCGTCACTCCCTACAGCCGGGACGGCGGGGTCGATGTCATTGCGCACCGGGACCCGCTTGGAGTCGAGCCGCCACAGATCATGGTGCAATGCAAGCAGAGGATCGGATCGGTTACCGCGCCTGACGTCCAACAGCTGGTGGGAGCCGGCTGGGGCAGTTCTCTCCTTTACATCACCACGGGAAGCTTCACCCGGGATGCCCAGATGATTGAGAGGCAGAACAGCAGCCTGCGTTTGATTTCCGGAAGCGAATTAGCTGCCCTGGTTATTGCGAATTACGCGAAGCTACCTGAGAGGTGGCGCAAGGTTATGCCACTTCGCCCGGTCATGGCAGTGGATACCAAAGCTGAGTGAGCGAAGTAGTGGGTCTTTCATTTGGTCAGTTTGCGAGAAGTCAAGATCACTACGGCGAGTGTGCCAGTTGGGCTGTGTGGAAGCTCGGTTCGTGTGACAACACGAGGTTTGTTCCTGACTCAAAGGTGGCTCCCAACTTCCC
The nucleotide sequence above comes from Corynebacterium capitovis DSM 44611. Encoded proteins:
- a CDS encoding NAD-dependent epimerase/dehydratase family protein, whose protein sequence is MKIAVTGASGNVGTAVLRALKQDDQVTEIVGVSRRVPSTSVEPYAGCEWHSIDVGAASRPQESVAALSEAFAGADCVIHLAWIIFPNHDRELLRRVNVEGTRRVLDAAVAAGVKHVVVASSIGAYSPDPARAEVSSPSDNPPLRGEDFEARGINGSHYSEDKGAVEAMLDEFEAAHPDITVARLRPGLIFQSDAASAIKRFFLGSWVPGKLLDAGALPTLPLPKGVRAQAVHSDDIGQAYRLAAVTGASGAFNICADDVLGPQELADILDHGKFVELPPALVRGAVAAAHASGAIAADAGWVDMAMGVPMMDNSRAKDVLGWAPTRSAKDAVAEVLKAMSEGAGFDSPSLWAEDKAETAFAAIGGSVQDALEQARTGSEITERIDTGLLRHLLANHLAGGRTAVERLDMMTLNYQDTPVFPQIAEAARDIRADRDFLELLAESFGMGPKAYQEAAAWAGEKIARLKPNGRVTERSPMALLLEAELLRSAVVGKIGLWEVLRDNASDLGLNAAFFDTLVDSAQSQLDLLNEVHAHASATALRTDAETYRS
- a CDS encoding catalase, translated to MKDSQHQIPGAPGNQTPQPAEPVEPTAPPTPKPDQQAPEAYSPTGCPFHIGAGEPGPRAQQGEFLTTAQGARLRETSHSLRAGERGPLLMQDHHFREKVTHFDHERIPERVVHARGAGAHGVFRSNGAASKISKAGLFAKDKETPIFLRFSTVLGSRGSADTVRDTRGCAIKFYTDEGTWDLVGNNIPVFFIQDAIKFPDVIHAAKPHPDREIPQAQSAHDTFWDFVGLHTEATHHTFWNMSDRGIPRSYRMMETFGIHTFRFINNDGETTLVKFHFKPRLGVHSQVWEEAQITGGVDPDFHRRDLADAIEAGAFPEWDMGIQVFPDTPDETFEGIDLLDPTKIVPEELAPVQVIGTLTLNKNPGNYFEETEQVAFHPGHLVPGIDVTNDPLLQGRLFSYLDTQISRLGGPNFGQLPINRPHAPVNDMLRDGMYQQGAHTGVAPYKPNSLDGGNPTEATIDQGAFIDVPRPVSGMVTRSNPASFEDHFSQPRMFYLSLSDVEKKHLTDAFSFELGKCYEEAIKVRYLDVLAHVDHDLADTVADNLGLPHPAKYEVADVKPSPALSQVGKTWPIDGRQVAVLVSSDEAPKGVDKLVSSLFDAGVTPLIVSDKGGTLEVGGAALPISRTYHTARSIEFDAAVVVNPLVTPEVATMLGEFERHKKAIVLAGPEAPVALEAARVPVDQAGIASVKNPADATGLVTELLAAHRVWER
- a CDS encoding DUF3253 domain-containing protein; protein product: MTEDELGRGIVEKLDARAPESSICPSDVARELGGDAWRDLMPAVRAAAARLAERGTVVATQGHTTVDAESARGPIRIRRGPAWPE
- a CDS encoding DoxX family protein: MSRLNKPLHKALAPVFTGAGVLHVVTPEPFDSIVPPQLPGPARFYTYASGVAELAVALLIANPATRRIGGMTCAALLLAVWPANIYMAWQWRDKPLLLQLISIGRLPVQVPLILAAWGISRR
- a CDS encoding PH domain-containing protein, coding for MEMSNIAEWTFVSEVPIPEDVTELLVPGERAVVAFKTFRDSAIFTSHRLIVRDAQGIRAKKIEVYSLPYSSINMWSTENAGSLDFNAEIEMWTRAGKIKIKIGRGLDVRQIDRLIGQCVLGLK
- a CDS encoding restriction endonuclease; translated protein: MVESRMWGLHNDALKEELVERGFVSIGWDELGDLRHLTGGRDAIKAELSRQNPEDSAGRINSRAGVVYRFAHVMKPGDLVVAPYKPDSTINIGRVSGEYYFEAEAPFHRHRHPVEWLKTGVARNEFSQSALYELGSAITLFTVRRHVEEILAVLDGKPVITPQKEPVSDTLEAEDQTSEMPTAARIEQSTTDFILEAISKEITPAEFEELTADVLRALGYRARVTPYSRDGGVDVIAHRDPLGVEPPQIMVQCKQRIGSVTAPDVQQLVGAGWGSSLLYITTGSFTRDAQMIERQNSSLRLISGSELAALVIANYAKLPERWRKVMPLRPVMAVDTKAE